One segment of Atribacteraceae bacterium DNA contains the following:
- a CDS encoding ATP-binding cassette domain-containing protein, producing the protein MDFQIGSNEVVGLIGDNGAGKSTLIKIMSGLHPLDSGNFYIRDNKIDSHHYSVEKAQELGIETVYQESSLGEKHPVWRNIFVGRELTTSLGFLCVAKMKQETHEIMKDVLGFRGAGMSTDSTVSTMSGGERQGVVISRAMYFDADLVILDEPTRALSVKEIGKVLNFVQKIKERGKSCVYISHTISLIYEVSDRFVILDRGKVSAEYARKEISEDELMKQLIYHASQT; encoded by the coding sequence GTGGATTTTCAAATTGGGTCTAATGAGGTTGTCGGACTGATAGGGGATAATGGAGCGGGAAAGTCAACCTTAATAAAAATCATGAGCGGATTGCATCCCTTAGACTCCGGCAACTTTTATATCAGGGACAACAAAATAGACTCGCACCATTACTCGGTTGAAAAGGCTCAGGAACTGGGTATTGAAACGGTCTACCAGGAAAGTTCGCTTGGAGAGAAGCATCCAGTGTGGAGGAATATTTTCGTTGGAAGAGAATTGACCACCAGCCTGGGTTTTTTGTGCGTGGCAAAGATGAAGCAAGAAACCCATGAGATAATGAAAGATGTCCTGGGTTTCAGGGGTGCGGGAATGTCGACTGATTCTACCGTGAGCACCATGTCGGGTGGGGAACGGCAAGGCGTAGTCATTAGTCGAGCAATGTATTTTGACGCTGATTTGGTAATTCTGGATGAGCCTACCAGGGCTTTGTCAGTCAAAGAAATAGGCAAAGTACTTAATTTTGTGCAAAAAATCAAAGAGCGAGGGAAATCCTGTGTTTATATCTCTCATACCATCTCCCTCATCTACGAGGTGTCAGATAGATTCGTGATTTTAGATCGAGGAAAAGTGTCTGCTGAATATGCCAGAAAAGAAATATCTGAGGATGAGTTAATGAAGCAATTGATATATCACGCGTCGCAAACTTAA